From Daucus carota subsp. sativus chromosome 6, DH1 v3.0, whole genome shotgun sequence:
GGATCAACCTAGGGAACCAGTAGAGGTAGAAGAAATGCTGCCAAATAAACAAGCAGCAGAAGAAAGTGAAGCAGTACAGGTGGAAGGAATGCTGCTGGATCAATAAAAGGACTAGCCAAAGCTGAATGAAATGATGCCAAAGAAACAAGAAGCTGCAGAATCATTATGTAACTGCAACACCTAcaagttttaataaatatatacatttagAAATAATCTATTCTACATCTACTATATTGCCACCtaggtatataaatatatacattggATCTAGTGGGAGGATGGTTGTGTTATACTGTTATTCAAGATCCTAGTTGTAAGTCATACCATGTAATATATTTAGACCAAATTAAGGATACAGAATTACCATCCAAAATAAATCATTGTGCATTATTGTCCTGGCCTATATACACTAATTAACCTTCAGAAATTTCCATGCAACTCTTCACATTTCCACCATCTCATTTGCAAATCAGCTCAACTATCAAGAGCTCCCAGCTCTTTTATATCCTCCAAATAAAGCGATATATGAGTCATCGATACTCTGTGGCTTCTATTATATAGTGCTTCCTAGAGCCTGCTAAGACATGCGTTTTAGGCATACTTGGTTCCAACACACATAGGATCAATTTTATGTTCTAGGTATGCTTCACTCACCTccaaatattaatttcaaaaaatatatatatataatctggcAACCACCAAAAAGTAATAAGTAGTGCTACGTACCCCAAATTCTGTTCATAAATCTTTTTCCCAAATGACGTGGCAGACAGATTACTAATTTTAATTGGGTGGTTGATATAGGGGTCCCATCATTATTAGTGTGAGTTGAACCAAGCATAGCTTGCCAAGTagatttgaaaacaaaatttgGTAACACTTTTTGGGATACCTAACATTTTCCAAAAGGAAATCCAAAGAAAATTGTAATCTGGCAACTACCAAAAATATAGTCctgtttataatttaaactgcTAGAGCTACAAAGTATATCTGGCAATTATAAGTTGGTGGCAGGTGCCTTATCACATATTTTGCAGTTCAAAATTGTACCCCAGCGACTCTCCGCGGCGATTAATATACTTGTGATTGTAGTGTGTGAGCATGAGGTGCCTTGCAAGAAATAATGAACTCATAAATGAGTTCTTGTAGCAATTACATCTGGGGTCTGTTATAATGCTCCAGCAATTAACATAGAATGCGATATAACAATCGTCTGTGAGGAAAAGCTATAATTGGTAACTGAAACTCACCACCTAGAGGTAAGCTGCGGTTTGTGCTGAGCTAGAGGCTTCTTGGCAACTACAAAAAGCAAAGAAAATAGCCAGAGCATTAGTGAAAGGAACGGATCTTTATATTCAAATCAGAAATTATAAGTTCTAGTTTTACCTCTTTTAGAAAAGATCTTCGAGGGAGGGAAGAAGAGAGAGATTTGTTTACCTAAACATAACAGGTTCTTCGCCTTGTTCCCgcatttttgatttttgttatttatttagttataatataaaataaatattaaaagtaaataattctgaaaattatttataaccTTTACTTATCTTACAATTAAAAAAGACCGTTTTTTCTCTAATAATAATATCGAAAGCCCCGGGTGTTATTGAGATACCACGGTTCAAATCtcggattttttttgaaaatcgggTCAAATCTCAAATATCGAATTcgaaaataagcccaaatacTCTAGTCTGATTACAACAACTTAGATAATATAACAGTATTTATACTTATaaactgaaataaaattttcatgctTCTCGACGTGAGACTGGGGTGCTAGTAATGCTCTAGGTTATGGAATAGCTTGCGGTTAGGTAGAACTTGGAAGAGTGTGTAAACATGTGGTAAACACAATGTGTTGGAGAGACAAACACACGCTTGTACTAAATGGATATTTAACCTTGCTAAATTGTACTCTACTCTTGGTCCGCTGCTTAAGTTAATTGAAACTTGAGCATCAACATTGCGACGCACAACTAAACTCCAACATCGCGAAATAGAATTATGTAAATGGACTTAAGTATTGCCGGCAAATAATATTTGACTTTTCTTGAGAACGTCTCCATCAAGTCAATGCACACTGACCTTCAATATTAATACAAAAACTATATATTTAATTCGCTAATTTAGTGTTCTATTTAACTGTTCATTATTCAGATTATAATGTTGCAACTCTTAAAATTAACTATCTAAGGAGGGTATAGAACTTTATGAGGTCTCAAGATTTTAGACGGCATGATTTTTAGAAACCGACTTTATTTATCATTTGACATATTTAGCACTGATTAATTATCATCTTTAAAGAATTGTCAATACAGTTAACTAAAATCTTTGTTGGTAACTAATTTAACTACATATAGAAATCGAACGACTGCATGGCAGCATGGATCAAGTCGCAAAATTAGTAACCGGTCTAATCTTTGTTTTGACCGCGATTAGTCTGCGTATATAAGCTGCGTGACATGCGGTATTTTCCTACAATTGTCACGTGACGTGATCTTTTCgacattttacaaaattaatcagACATTTCATGACGTGGCACTAACTCATTGGCTACTCAAGAGTCAGGGCAGTTTGCAGTTAGGTACAATGTCTTAGTTACACGTAGcaataaaactgaaaatcaagtaaatatatagtaaatattttattaaaataatggaGTGAAGAGATGAAGGTACAGCAGCAAATGCTTTATATTCAGCAGTTCCTTGACAATGAGACTTGCTCTTAAAAATGGCTGGAGAAGAAGCAAGTGGAGTGGCcgaggaagaggaagaagaaccACCCGCAGCATTAATGGAGGGAAATATAGTTGGACTGGTGGATGCTCCGATTCTGCTTCTACTTTGTTTCCACAAAGCCCTTCGAGTTGAGTTCACTGAGCTTCGTCGAATGGCGGTGGAGGCGGCGGAGAGGGGAGGTTTTGACGATGGTCTTGTTATTGACATCCGCCAGCGGTTTGAGTTTTTGAGGCTTTTCTACAAGTATCACTCGGCTGCCGAAGATGAGGTATGTTAGTTCGTCcactttttctaaattttcGAATTGCATGTAGAGTTCGAAGAGACTCCTAAATGAATTTTTGTATCAAAATATAAAGAGCATGATAGAAATTATGAGTTTCAAGAAAttatctcttctctatttttcTCTGACACTGTTATACATgattcttaacttatttttgatcATAAAGAATTTGTCCAATCGACTTTATCAAGTACTTCTCTCACTCATATTGTCATAGTggagttcaaatattaatataataatactccctctgttttcaaatatttgacgtttgactttttggtacACAATTCTAAGAGTTTTGACtgcatacttaaaattattatttttaaaattttcttcttcgggataaaaatattaatcttatactttaattcacaaaaagaaaattttaaaaatattaattctagctgcacttaaaagtgtgtgcacaAAAGTCGAACgtcaattatttgaaaatagagggagtatcaAATAAAGGGGTATAAAAATCATTGTTGAACGTAACAttcttgaaaatatattaacttgCTAGGAGTAACTTCAGTAACTTCTCTATACAGCCTTCTTAGCCTAAATATCTTAAATGGACTCTTAACTTTTTTCTTATCTGTTCGGGAGCTCCATATCCTTAAACCTGTCGCAATATGTCATATTGTCATATAACAacttgttactccctccgtccccctgagttgtatacattgggggacggggacgcggcacggactttaatgctcctgcaaagtgtagttgtgcaatttatttttaaaatttttcttttctgaattaaagtttggatgttatatttttatacgaaaaaaaaaaatctcaaaaataagttacggaactatattttataagagcattgaaatgcgtgtcgagcagttaaaaagaaacgtatagaattaaatgggacagagggagtagtttcTGAAGCTTTTACTGATCATTAGCAAAACAAACTAGTAATGGTGTATTTACAATTATGAAGTGAAATTTACTCAGTCTCTGCACTctattatctatttatactaAACTGGCTTCGGTAGCTATTTACACGAATGAAACTCCCATCTACCTGAATTTCCCGCCATAAATATTCAACTATTTGTGGCTAGTTTGTTACTCTCTCCTTTCCTAAAAATgtttctcgtttgatatgtcggcACTTTTCATAACATGAGATAGATTACTAATTTTCGTCTAATTTATAAGACTAAAAAAAATTACGTGAAACCAATCATTATGCTCCTGAACTCTTGAGCTAGGAGAACCAGGCTAACCAGCGACTACATCGAGTTTGAGCATCCGATTACTAAATTTGGGTTTATAAGCACATAATGATATCTTAATATGAACTGCACATTGGCAGGTCATTTTTATGGCTCTGGATAAACTTGTGAAAAATGTGGTGAACGCATACTCCCTCGAACATGCAAGCATAGATGACCTGTTCGACTCTGTTTTCCACTGCCTGGATGTTTTAATCAACGATCGCCACCAAATTAGTTCAACTCCATTTCAAGAACTTGTATTCCGCATTGGCGCAATACAGACCACAATTTTTCAGCATATGCTTAAAGAAGAAGAGCAGGTACTTGTTGGTTTCTTTACAATGTCACCAATTATATGCATGCTCTTTCAACTTCAAGTAGTTATTATTGTTTTACGGTTTATTGTAGCCAGttcatctaaaatcttaagatgttatctgataccatgttaaataaCTGGCCCCGACAGGATCTTATACTCTTCAATAGTCACTGTGTTAATGCTCTCTCTCTATGAATTGTGTGAAATAATTTCATCCCTTAGCAGTTAGCACTTTATGCATTAGCAAACACTTCTCTATGACCAAATCCACTGTGGGCAGGTATTTCCACTGCTTATGCAGCAGTTCTCTTCGGAGAAACAGGCAGCATACATTTGGCAATTCATGTGTAGTATCCCTGTGACGCTGTTAGAGGATTTTTTGCCTTGGATAATATCTATTCTTTCCTCAAGAGAACAGATTGAGTTCATACACTGCATAGAAAATGTTGCACCCAAGGAAAAACTGTTGCAAGAGGTAAATCCTGACTTCAGCTCTCGATGACTGCTACTTAACTTATCTGTGTAATATGCTGACATCTATCTTGAAAGTTGGTACATTCTTGGATTGGTGGCAAGAAGCAGAAATCTGACAGTGGTGCACTCGGAGTTCAGTTTCGTAAAGGCCTTGGCAATTATAAGGACATACACAAGATGTACACATCCGAGGTGAACTTCGCAGAAAATCAGCAATTGGCAGAAGTTTTTGCACTACAAACTGGCGGAAAAAATCCAGTTGATGGGATTCATCTTTGGCATAATGCCATTACAAAAGATCTGCAAGTTATACTGCTGGAACTCTATCAGATGAGATCCTTCAACAGCTTCTCAGATCTAGCTTCACTTGTTGTCCAGCTAAATTTTATGGCAGACACCCTCATTTTCTATAGGTAAATACTGGAATTCCATTACTAAGCCATCAAGGTGTCAAATGGAGTCCTCGTTAAAATTTGTGGGATTCTCTCCATAAATTTGAACGGGATCTTACACTTACCTTCTCTAAGTTATTGTCACTTCTATGAGTTCAGTgctaataatttttatgaatgCTTTTTGCAGCAATGcgctgaataaaatattttacccTGTATGGAATGAACTTCCCAAAGATTTTACATTGCCTGAATATGCACAATTCCTGGACGAGAGGAAAATTGAAGGTCTGCAGAATTTGCTGTCTTACAAAGCTCATCATTCAATACCACTTAAGAACTATGTTGAGAAACTCTGCGGGGAACTGGAATTGTTTTTGAGCTGGATTGATGAACACCTGACCTTACTTCATAAACAGGTACACTGCTTTTTCAGTTTTATAATCAGAGGAAGTATTAGTTTATAATCGCCATACACAATCTACTTGATCATCATTAGGTATATAATCCTACTATTCCAGACGGAGAGCGTGAGTTGAAACAATATATTTGTTACATAAAAATCTCAGTGAAATAAATATACATCTTAGTTATGTGAAAATCCGTTAAGCCTCAATGTTGCCACCGAAATGAAGGaatattcacaaaaatataaaggGTTCTACTTCCAGTATTATGATGGTTCCATACTTTTTCACTAACTTTATTCACTTGCTATCAGGTTTTTCCATTCATTGGAATGAACTGCAGCCATTCAATGCAACAGTGGCTATTGTACACGAGCCTTAAGATGATGCCACTTGGGTTGGCAAAATGCATGATTACTTGGTTTGCAGCTCATTTATCTGAGGAGGAATCCAAGTCCATTCTCAGTATGAATCTAGAAGATTCTGTAGCCAATAAGCCTCTGGCAGCTATCTTATGTGAGTGGGTACGCACTAGTTACTCAGGTAAAATCTCTACTGAAAAGTTCAAAAAGGACCTGCAGAAGTTTTTCAATAGCAGGTGTTCATTTTTGTCTGAACAAATCAAGGAGGAGGCCAAACTCTCCAGACTCCAGTTGGATATGCAACATTACAACAGATCCAACTCTTTGCTACTAGAAAATAATTCAGCTATTACGAGTGACATGCATACTTCAGCTTCTGCCTCGGAAAGCACAAGGAATTATGACACATCATACAGCAGTGGGATGAATTTGCATGTGTTACTCCCTCAAACTTTAAATATCCCATCCCAAATTTCTTGTCGTTCTTCAGCAAGTAATAGTGCTCCCACTATTTCCTGCCTGAAGTCGACACCAATGGACCACATCCTTGTTATCCACAAAGCTTTAATGAAGGATCTGGATTACCTTGTACTTGCTTCATCTAAGTTGTCTGATAATGTAGCTTTTCTTACAGACTTCCATCATCGCCTCCGTTGTGTAAAATTAATGTATCAGATACATAGTGCTTCAGAGGACGACATTGCCTTTCCAGCTCTGGAGGCAAAggtggattttaaaaatatcagccAATCCTACACCATTGACCACAAGTTAGAAGTTGAACATTTTATTAAGGTTTCCAGTATTTTCGATGAGATTTCAAGATTTCTTGTCTCATTGCCTAATGATGGTATAGGTACCCCGGGTCACAGGGAGCCAAGTTATAAGCAGTTGTGTGTGAAACTCCATGATATGTGTATATCAATGCATAAAGTCCTGAGTGACCATATCCATCATGAAGAAATTGAACTTCTACCTTTATTTAGAGAACACTTCTCTATTCAGGAGCAAGAAAAAATCATAGGATGCATGCTTGGAAGAATAAAAGCAGAAAGCTTGCAAGAAATTATACCCTGGTTAATGTCATCTTTAGAGACAGAGGATCAGCAAAGTATGATGTCATTATGGAGGAAGGTTACtgaaaatacaaaatttgaCGAATGGTTAGGAGAATGGTGGGAAGAAGGGAAGGTCCTTAATATGGCTAAAGTAGCAGAAAAATCAAGTTCTCTGCCATGGTTGACCATAGATGAACTAGATATTGTGTCAAAATATTTGGTGAAAGGAAGGCTCGCCGAAAAACATGCCTCTCATTGTAAGATAAGCATAGAAAACTCACAAAACAAAATTGGTTTATCTGGAAATCTTGTTGTGGACAATAAGGATGAGATTTTGAATGAACACCAACACAAAGAAAAACCTTTAAAGTGTGCTGATATTACTTGTGAGGTTGGAAACAATAGGGATGATGAAAAAACAGATTTCTCTGGTCTAGCTGATGAAAAAGGAAAAGTTTTACCAATCTATGAGAAGTTCGGGCATGAGAAGGACCTAAGAATGAGTCAGGAGGAACTGGATGCGGCAATAAGGTGTGTGACCCGCGATCCAGATTTGAATCTTCAGAAGAAGTCATACATAATTCAGTGCTTGCTTACCAGGTTAGTATCAGCTTATTCTCTTAGcagcttttcttttttatattactCTATTGTCTTTCCTTTCACCATTACATTGACCTAATCAATGGCATCAAAGCCGTGCAATGCATGTAAACATtgaacaaattaaataaaacataaaacgaATGTGCACTGATAATCTGATCAGAGAGGGGACCATAAGAACCTATTTCCTTGAAGCCAAAGGGGTTTTACAAGATTTTGACAGTAAAAACATATTAGAAACTTCTATATTTCAAAGTCAGTCACAGGACTTTGTACATGATTGCAGCAAAGCTATACCAACTTATAATTCAATAGGTTTTGCTCAAGTCTTTAATGGATGTATTAATTTCCCAGGTTAAGCGACAAGTTCCCTTCAGATAATTGAAGATACTTCAACTTCTGCAAAGTAATTAAAACTACTGTGAATAAGATCAGGTGTCTGCTCAGATagtaaaatgtaaaataaatataccCGTGTTCCCTCATGTACGACTTTTGTGACTCTACTTTTAGGTAGCACTATACGCTGGTCTTTTAAGGCAACTGTTGTTATTTTTACTCTGAGCTAAAAGCCAATGCAAACTTGACTTAAACTTCCACGACTTTCAGCCGTTGGATCGCAGCACAGAAGAGATTACAGTCTGAGACAGAACCAACTGAGGAAAAAGTTCCAGGACAGCATCCATCTTATCAAGATCCTCAGAAACAGACATATGGCTGCAGACATTACAAGAGGAACTGCAAGCTTGTCTCTTCGTGCTGTGATACGCTATATACATGTAGAAAATGCCATGATGAGGTGGCTGATCATTCTATGGATAGGTGGCACCTATGTATAAGTTTTATCTCAATGTATCAAATGACTACTATCCTGTGTCTTGCTTATTTGTTCTTATTTGTGCATGCAGAAAAAGAACCACCAAGATGATGTGCATGAGATGTCTGATAATTCAGACTATTGGTCCCACCTGCTCAACACCTTCTTGCAATAAGCTATCCATGGCCAGTTACTACTGCAAGATTTGTAAATTATTTGATGATGAGAGGTAACATAGAGTTTAAGATTCATTTATTGTCACATTAAAACTTCTATTAATTGAAGTTTACCTATACTGGCTAATCTAACATATACTGGATCATGCACAGGCAAATTTTCCACTGTCCATATTGTAATTTGTGTCGACTGGGGAAAGGACTGGGAATCGACTTCTTCCACTGCATGGTTTGCAATGCTTGCATGCATCCATCTCTTACTGTGCATACATGCAGGGCAAAGTGCTTTGAAGATTTTTGCCCAATCTGCCATGAGTTTATTTTCACCTCAAGCGCTCCCATCAAGTCTCTTAGATGTGGCCATTTGATGCACTCTGCATGTTTCCGGGTATTTGTTTAAGATCAAGTTCCTCCTCTTCCTTTATTATAATACAATTACTCAGACTATTAACTGTATGATTTTCGTAAAGGCCTACACATGTTCCCACTACATCTGCCCAATCTGCAGCAAGTCACTCGGGGACATGAAGGTTTTTGTTAAACTTTGTTCCCATTTGTTATCAATTATTTTCCGTATAGATATAATTTAAAGCCGTGTTTCTTTTACTTGCAAGTAACAGACTGAAACATACAAATTATTGACCTTCAAGTTTTTCATACATGTCAGTAATATGGTGGTTAGTGCACTGTACTGAGAGTTTAGCAGAACAAGATTAGAAAAGGCTGACATACCTTCTAGTTCCTTCTACTCAAATTGTTTCATAACAAATGATCTGGAATTTCTATGATTATCGCTGTCCTATAGAACTTGACTCTTTATCTAGC
This genomic window contains:
- the LOC108226153 gene encoding zinc finger protein BRUTUS-like At1g74770 isoform X1 produces the protein MAGEEASGVAEEEEEEPPAALMEGNIVGLVDAPILLLLCFHKALRVEFTELRRMAVEAAERGGFDDGLVIDIRQRFEFLRLFYKYHSAAEDEVIFMALDKLVKNVVNAYSLEHASIDDLFDSVFHCLDVLINDRHQISSTPFQELVFRIGAIQTTIFQHMLKEEEQVFPLLMQQFSSEKQAAYIWQFMCSIPVTLLEDFLPWIISILSSREQIEFIHCIENVAPKEKLLQELVHSWIGGKKQKSDSGALGVQFRKGLGNYKDIHKMYTSEVNFAENQQLAEVFALQTGGKNPVDGIHLWHNAITKDLQVILLELYQMRSFNSFSDLASLVVQLNFMADTLIFYSNALNKIFYPVWNELPKDFTLPEYAQFLDERKIEGLQNLLSYKAHHSIPLKNYVEKLCGELELFLSWIDEHLTLLHKQVFPFIGMNCSHSMQQWLLYTSLKMMPLGLAKCMITWFAAHLSEEESKSILSMNLEDSVANKPLAAILCEWVRTSYSGKISTEKFKKDLQKFFNSRCSFLSEQIKEEAKLSRLQLDMQHYNRSNSLLLENNSAITSDMHTSASASESTRNYDTSYSSGMNLHVLLPQTLNIPSQISCRSSASNSAPTISCLKSTPMDHILVIHKALMKDLDYLVLASSKLSDNVAFLTDFHHRLRCVKLMYQIHSASEDDIAFPALEAKVDFKNISQSYTIDHKLEVEHFIKVSSIFDEISRFLVSLPNDGIGTPGHREPSYKQLCVKLHDMCISMHKVLSDHIHHEEIELLPLFREHFSIQEQEKIIGCMLGRIKAESLQEIIPWLMSSLETEDQQSMMSLWRKVTENTKFDEWLGEWWEEGKVLNMAKVAEKSSSLPWLTIDELDIVSKYLVKGRLAEKHASHCKISIENSQNKIGLSGNLVVDNKDEILNEHQHKEKPLKCADITCEVGNNRDDEKTDFSGLADEKGKVLPIYEKFGHEKDLRMSQEELDAAIRCVTRDPDLNLQKKSYIIQCLLTSRWIAAQKRLQSETEPTEEKVPGQHPSYQDPQKQTYGCRHYKRNCKLVSSCCDTLYTCRKCHDEVADHSMDRKRTTKMMCMRCLIIQTIGPTCSTPSCNKLSMASYYCKICKLFDDERQIFHCPYCNLCRLGKGLGIDFFHCMVCNACMHPSLTVHTCRAKCFEDFCPICHEFIFTSSAPIKSLRCGHLMHSACFRAYTCSHYICPICSKSLGDMKMYFEMLDACLADEKIQEEHAGQTQAILCNDCEKRGSASFHWFYHKCPHCGSYNTRLL
- the LOC108226153 gene encoding zinc finger protein BRUTUS-like At1g74770 isoform X2, encoding MAGEEASGVAEEEEEEPPAALMEGNIVGLVDAPILLLLCFHKALRVEFTELRRMAVEAAERGGFDDGLVIDIRQRFEFLRLFYKYHSAAEDEVIFMALDKLVKNVVNAYSLEHASIDDLFDSVFHCLDVLINDRHQISSTPFQELVFRIGAIQTTIFQHMLKEEEQVFPLLMQQFSSEKQAAYIWQFMCSIPVTLLEDFLPWIISILSSREQIEFIHCIENVAPKEKLLQELVHSWIGGKKQKSDSGALGVQFRKGLGNYKDIHKMYTSEVNFAENQQLAEVFALQTGGKNPVDGIHLWHNAITKDLQVILLELYQMRSFNSFSDLASLVVQLNFMADTLIFYSNALNKIFYPVWNELPKDFTLPEYAQFLDERKIEGLQNLLSYKAHHSIPLKNYVEKLCGELELFLSWIDEHLTLLHKQVFPFIGMNCSHSMQQWLLYTSLKMMPLGLAKCMITWFAAHLSEEESKSILSMNLEDSVANKPLAAILCEWVRTSYSGKISTEKFKKDLQKFFNSRCSFLSEQIKEEAKLSRLQLDMQHYNRSNSLLLENNSAITSDMHTSASASESTRNYDTSYSSGMNLHVLLPQTLNIPSQISCRSSASNSAPTISCLKSTPMDHILVIHKALMKDLDYLVLASSKLSDNVAFLTDFHHRLRCVKLMYQIHSASEDDIAFPALEAKVDFKNISQSYTIDHKLEVEHFIKVSSIFDEISRFLVSLPNDGIGTPGHREPSYKQLCVKLHDMCISMHKVLSDHIHHEEIELLPLFREHFSIQEQEKIIGCMLGRIKAESLQEIIPWLMSSLETEDQQSMMSLWRKVTENTKFDEWLGEWWEEGKVLNMAKVAEKSSSLPWLTIDELDIVSKYLVKGRLAEKHASHCKISIENSQNKIGLSGNLVVDNKDEILNEHQHKEKPLKCADITCEVGNNRDDEKTDFSGLADEKGKVLPIYEKFGHEKDLRMSQEELDAAIRCVTRDPDLNLQKKSYIIQCLLTSRWIAAQKRLQSETEPTEEKVPGQHPSYQDPQKQTYGCRHYKRNCKLVSSCCDTLYTCRKCHDEVADHSMDRKRTTKMMCMRCLIIQTIGPTCSTPSCNKLSMASYYCKICKLFDDERQIFHCPYCNLCRLGKGLGIDFFHCMVCNACMHPSLTVHTCRAKCFEDFCPICHEFIFTSSAPIKSLRCGHLMHSACFRMYFEMLDACLADEKIQEEHAGQTQAILCNDCEKRGSASFHWFYHKCPHCGSYNTRLL